One Streptomyces umbrinus genomic window, GATCGCCCGCTTCAATGTCCTGCACGTCCTCGTCATCCCTGCACTGATGGTCGCGCTGATCGTCGGCCACGTGGCCCTGGCCGTACGTCACCGGCATACCCAGTACCCCGGCCCCGGCCGCACCAACAGCAAGGTCGTCGGCCTCCCGCTCAAGGTGTACGCCGCCAAGGCCGCCGCCTACTTCTGCTTCGTGTCCGGCGTGATCTTCTTCATGGCCGCCGTCGCGCAGATCAATCCCGTGTGGAGGTACGGCCCCTTCCGCCCCGACCAGGTCTCCGCCGGATCCCAGCCCGACTGGTACATGGGCGTCGCCGACGGCCTGCTGCGCGTCATGCCGGGCTGGGAGATCGACTTCTGGGGCCACACCCTGGCCCTGGACAACTTCCTGCCCCTGCTGGTCGGCGTGCTGCTCTTCCTGGCGATGGGCGCCTATCCGTTCCTGGAGTCCTGGGTCACGGACGACGATCGCGATCACCACTTGCTGGACCGCCCACGCAACCGCCCGGTGCGGACCGCACTGGGCGTGGCCTGGCTCAGCGTGTACGCCGTGGCTCTCGTGGGAGCCGCCAACGACATCATCGCCACCCGGCTGAACATGTCCGTCAACGCGGTGACCTGGGCCGTGCGCATCGGCCTGTTCGTCGTCCCGGTCCTGGCCTTCGTCGTCACCAAACGGCTGGCACTGGGCCTGCAACGCCGGGACCGCGACGAGGTGTTGCACGGCCGTGAGAGCGGTGTCATCAAACGCCTTCCGGACGGCGGGTACGTGGAGATCCATGAGCCCCTCGCCCCGGCGCGACTGCACACGCTGACCGCTCATGAGCAGTACCGGCCCCTGACGGCCGTAGCCGTGCGGGGCACGGACGGTGCCATGCCGACTCGTATCCAGTGGCTGCGCGCCGGGCTCAGCCGTGCCCTCTACGGCACCGGCACACAGGTCTCCAAGCCCACGGCGGCCGAGTACAAGGAGATCACCGACCGGCACCGGTCCTGACCGGTGCCGGTCGGCGGAACCTGACATCGCGACATGTCACACCTTCCATTGTTCTCCGGTCTTAAGGAGCGAAAGGCGACACAACGTGTGGCCGGTGCGACCAGCACCGCCCGCACCGCCTCACCCCGTGCACCCGCGGTTCGCCGCTTTCAGCGCGCACTTTCCCCGCTCACCGGCACCGCCCCTCCGCCCAGGGAGACCTGTGCGCCCATTTCGCCCGAAAGACACTCGACATGAGCCGTAACCCCCGCACCACCAGGGCCCGCAGCGCGCTCACCGTGCTGGCCGGCGTCAGCATCGCCGCCGGCTGCTCGGTGCACCTGGCCGCGCGGGACACCATCGGTCGTGTCGTCGCCGTCGGCCACTTGCTGCCGGACCGCACGGGCGTGGAGGCCGCACTCCTCGTCGAGGACTCCTGGCAGGGCCGCGGACTCGGTACCCGCCTGCTGCGCTACTTGGGCCACCACGCGCTGACCGGCGGCTGGGAGACGCTCTACGGGTTCTTCCTCGCCGGCGACGAACGGATCGACGCCATCCCGCGCCACGTACCCGCCCCTGTGGGGCGAAGGGAGGACGGCGGCGCCGTCACCGTCTCGATCCAGGTCCACGGCCTGGCGGACAGGCTGTCGGTCCGTCGACCCTGACGCCCGGCCGTGCCGCGGGCGGAGACGACGAAGGGCCGGTGCGAGCGTCCGCTCGCACCGGCCCTTTTCCATTCCCGGGCGCCGGAAACTACACAGCGTCCTCGAAGGACCCGGACTCCAGGATCGCCCTGACCGCGGTCAGATAACGGGCCGCGTCCGCCCCGTCCACCAGCCTGTGGTCGTAGGACAGCGACAGGTGCACCAGGTGCCGGATGCCGATGACCTCGTCGTCGCCGTCGCGCACCACCGCGGGTCGCCTGACCGTGGCCCCTACGCCCAGGATCGCGGCCTGGTTCGGGGGCACGATGACGGTGTCGAACAGGGCACCGCGCGAACCGGTGTTGGAGATCGTGAACGTCGCGCCCGACACGTCGTCGGGGGTGAGGTGACCACCGCGGGCCCGCTCGGCCAGGTCGTGGACTGCCCGGGCGAGCCCGGCGACCGTCAGGTCACCGGCGTTCTTGATGACCGGGGTCATCAGGCCGTTCTCCGTGTCGACCGCGATACCGATGTTCTCGGTGTCGAAGTAGGTGATGGTCCCCTCGGCCTCGTTGATCCTGGCGTTGACGACCGGGTGGGCCTTCAGCGCCTGGGCGGCGGCCATGATGAAGAAGGGCAGGGGGGAGAGCTTGAGGCCCTCCCGGGCCAGGAAACCGTCCTTGGCCCGATTCCGCAGCCGCATCAGCCGCGTGACGTCGGCCTCGACGGTGCTGGTCAGTTGCGCCTGCTCCTGCAGGGCCTTCTTCAGGTTGTTCCCGATGGCCTTGCGGATGCGAGTCATCGGGACCGTCCGACCGCGAAGGGTGGATGCGGCAGCCGCCGGTGCAGGCATAGGTGCGGGGGCCGGTGCGGCGGGTGCGGGGACTGCGGGCGTGTCAGGCATGATCGGCGCCGGGACCGCCTGCGGAGCCTCGGCGGGCGCGGGCGCGGGCGCAGGTGCCGGGGCAGGGGCCTGGGCAGACGCGGGCGCCGGGGCGGGCGTCGGTGTCGTGGCCACCGGGGCCGGGGCCGGGGTCGGCGTCGGCGTGGCCGCCGGGACGGCGTCCGGCGTGCCGATGACGCCGAGACGGGCGCCGATCTCGACGGTCTCGTCCTCGGCGACGGTGATCTCCAGCAGGACGCCGGCCGCGGGGGAGGGGATCTCGGTGTCGACCTTGTCGGTGGAGACCTCCAGCAAGGGCTCGTCGGCCTCGACTCGTTCGCCGACCTGCTTCAGCCAGCGGGTCACGATGCCCTCGGTGACTGACTCACCGAGGGCCGGCAGGGTCACGGAAACCGTCATGATGTCGTTCAACTCCTCATGGATCGGCAGGGCGTGAGTGCCCCCCGAACCTCTTGTCCACGGATTGCGGCATGCGGCCCGTGCGGCGCATGCGGGGTCGGTCGCGGCACGCGGCCACTCACCGGTCGAGGCCGTAACGTGCGCGCGCCTGAGCGACGGTCGCCGGCGGGATCACCCCGGCTCGGGCCAGCCGGTCCAGCGCGGTCACCACGATCGACTCGGCGTCCACCCGGAAGTGCCGGCGCACGTCCTCACGGGTGTCGGACAGCCCGAAACCGTCGGTGCCCAGGGAGTAGTAGTCCTGTTCGACCCACTGGCTGATCTGGTCGGGTACCTGCCGCATCCAGTCACTGACGGCCAGCACCGGCCCCGGCGCTCCGGCGAGGGCCCGGGTGACGAACGGTGTGCCTTCCTCGCCCCGCATCCGGGCGTCGTCGGCACGCATCGCGTCCCGGCGCAGCTCAGTCCAGGACGTCACCGACCACACGTCGGCGTACACCTGCCAGTCGGAGGCGAGCAGTTCCTGTGCCCTCAGGGCCCAGTGGATGGCCGTACCGGAGGCCAGCAGTTGCAGCCGGCGACCGTCGGTGACGGGTTCGGCGGGCCGGAACCGGTAGATGCCCCGAAGGATGCCCTCCTCGATGCCGGGGACCGCCGGCATGGCGGGCTGGACCTTGGGCTCGTTGTAGACGGTCAGGTAGTAGAAGACGTTCTCGGGCTGCTCGCCGTACATCCGGCGCAGACCGTCGCGGACGATCACCGCGATCTCGTAGGCGAATGCCGGGTCGTAGCTGATCGCCGCGGGGTTGGTGGAGGCGAGCAGGTGCGAGTGCCCGTCCCCGTGCTGCAGGCCCTCACCGGTCATCGTCGTACGCCCGGCCGTGCCGCCGACCACGAAGCCGCGGCCCATCTGGTCGGCGAGCGCCCAGAACTGGTCACCGGTGCGCTGGAAACCGAACATGGCGTAGAAGATGTAGAACGGGATCATCGGCTCGCCGTGTGTGGCGTACGAGGTCGCCGCGGCGGTGAACTCGGCGACCGAACCGGCCTCGGTGATGCCCTCGATGAGTAGTTGCCCGGTGGTGCTCTCCTTGTAGTGGAGCAACTGGTCCGCGTCGACCGGGTCGTAGTTCTGGCCCTGCGGCGAGTAGATGCCGGCCGTGGGGAACATCGACTCCATGCCGAAGGTGCGGGCCTCGTCGGGGATGATCGGCACCCAGCGGGCCCCGCTGTGCGGGTCGCGCATCAGGTCCTTGACCAGCCGGACCAGTGCCATCGTGGTGGCGACCTCCTGATGGCCGGACCCCTTCTCCAACTCCTCGAACGGCTTGGCGGGCGGCTCCGGCAGCGGCTTGGCGGTGACCCGGCGCAGCGGAACGGGACCGCCCAGCGCGGCCCGGCGTTCGCGCAGGTACCGCACCTCGGGCGAGTTCTCCCCGGGATGCCAGTACGGGACCTGGTCGCCGGCGAGCGCCGCGTCGGGGATGGGCAGCTCCAACAGGTCGCGCATCGCCCGGAACTGATCCATCGTGAGCTTCTTCATCTGGTGGTTGGCGTTGCGGGACTCGAACGCCGAGCCCAGAGTGTGCCCCTTCACCGTCTGGGCGAGGACCACCGTCGGTGCGCCCCGGTGCTCCACGGCGGCCCGGTAGGCGGAGTACACCTTCAACGGCTCGTGTCCGCCCCGCGAGTTCTCGAACAGCTCGACCACCTGCGCATCGCTCAGGGAGGCGGAGAGCGCGGACAGGGCGTCACCCTGGAAGAAGTTCTTGCGTATGTAGGCGGCGTCCCGCACGGCGAGCGTCTGCATCTGCGCGTCGGGCACCTCGCCCAGTTGCCGCACCAGGTCGCCGGTGGTGTCCTGGCTCAGCAGCGGGTCCCAGGCTTCCCCCCACAGGGTCTTGACCACGTTCCAGCGCGCGCCGCGGAACCGTGCCTCCAGCTCCTGGACGATCTTCGAGTTGGACCGTACCGGCCCGTCCAGGCGCTGCAGATTGCAGTTGACGACGAACGTCAGGTTGTCCAGACCCTCGCGGGAGGCCAGCGTCAGGGCCGCCATCGACTCCGGCTCGTCCATCTCCCCGTCGCCGAGGAACGCCCACACCCGTGAGGCCGAGGTGTCCTTGATGCCGCGGGCGTGCAGATAGCGGTTGAAGCGGGCCTGGTAGATGGCGCCGAGCGGGCCGAGCCCCATGGACACCGTCGGGAACTCCCACAGCCACGGCAGCCGTCGGGGGTGCGGGTAGGACGGCAGGCCCTGACCGCCCGCCTCCCGCCGGAAGGCGTCCAGTTGCGCCTCGCTCAGGCGTCCTTCGAGGAAGACCCGGGCGTAGATGCCGGGGGAGGCGTGCCCTTGCAGGAAGAGCTGGTCCCCCGAGCCGTCCCCGTCCTTGCCCTGGAAGAAGTGGTTGAACCCGATCTCGTAGAGCCAGGCGGCCGAGGCGTACGTGGAGATGTGGCCGCCCAGTCCTAGCCGGGAGCCGCGGGTGACCATCGCCGCGGCGTTCCACCGGTTGAGCGCGGTGATCCTGGACTCCATCTCCAGGTCACCGTCGAACTCCGGCTGCGCCGCGGCCGGGACGGTGTTGACGTAGTCCGAGAACAGCAGCCCCGGCAGCGACGTTCCCGTCCGCGCGGCGAACTCGTGCACGCGCCGCATCAGATACACAGCCCGTTCCGGCCCGGCGTTGCGCACTACCGCGTCGAGGGACGCCTGCCACTCGGCGGTCTCCTCGCGGTCCCGGTCGGGTAGCTGGTCGAGCTCACTGATCACAGGGGTCTCAGTGGGCCGGGACGGTTCATTCATGGCAGCCTTCCTGTCACGGCGTGAGCGCCGGCGATGTCGGACGCGGACACGGTGGGTGTCGTGGGCAGCCGACCTGGTGGGTTGCGCGGGCGACGAGGCGGCGCCGCCCGGTCACCTCAGCGGCTCTTGAGCCACTGGGCGAACGTGTGGTGGCCCAGGTGGGCGTCCGGCCCGGGGAGGAGGGCCCGCTCCTCGACCACGGCGCCGAAGAAGGGGGCACGCGCGTCGGCGACGACCGGGTCGGTCCGGCCCAGGGTGCCCAGCAGCGCGGCCGTGGCGTCGTCGAGGCGCACCTCCTCGGGACCGGCTGCCTCGACCACGCCGAACTCCGGCAGCCCCACCGCGACATGGGCGACCGTCGTGGCGACGTCGTCCGCCGCGACCGGCCGCAGCAGCAGGGGCGGCACGTGCACACCGTCGGACCGGGTGCCAGCCACGGCGGCGGCCGCCACCGACTCGTGGAACGGCGTGGCGCGGACCACGGAATACGGGATGGGGGTGTGCCTGACCAGGTCCTCCTGCGCGGCCTTGGCCCGGAACCAGCCCGAGCCGACCCGGTCGGCACCCACCACCGACAGCGCCACGTAGTGCCCCACGCCTGCCGCGGCGGCGGCCTTGAGGAGGTTGCTCGTCGAGGTGGTGAAGAAGTCCGTGCTGACCTGTTGGTCCCGGGAGGGCGCGTCGGTGACGTCCACGAGCACCTCGGCGGTGCGCAGCACCTGGGCGAGACCTTCCCCGGTGCTGACGTCCACTCCTTCGCCGCGGGAGATCGGCACGACCTCCACCCCGTGGTCTCGGAGCCTGGCGACGGTCCGGGAACCGATCAGGCCGGTGGCACCTGCGACGACGACTTTCATCTGGGTCTCTTCCGTCAGGGGGCGTGTGACCCCGCTGGATGTCGGTGGCAGACAGTGGCGGACATTGGCGCGTGCCACCGTGCTCATCAGACCTAGACAGCGCACATTCGTTTCTTGTGACACCGCGCCCTGCCTCCCGGGTGCGGGACGTGAACCGACTGTCGTCCCTTGTCACAGATCCGGCCGACATCTGGTCAGAAGGATCGAGCGGTCTTACGACCGGACATGAACCGTGTCAGCGGACGATGTGTCGCCCGTGCACGGTGGAACCACGGAAGGTGCGACCCAGTGTCGGAGAACTCACAGCACGACCACCACGGCCACGGTCACGGAGACGGCGGCGCGGACGGCCCCAGCTGGACCCGCGCGGCGAAGCTGCTCCAGGACGCCTCGCCGATCACGGTTCCCGAGGGCGCCTCGGCGATGACCATCCACGTCCAGTGGGAGCCCGGTGACCCCGGCACCCCGCCGCACCGTCACTCCGGCCCGGCCTTCGGGTACGTCGTCAAGGGTGCCGTGCGCTTCGAACTCGAGGGTGAGCCCGAGCGCATCATCGAGGCTGGCGGCACCTTCTGGGAGCCGGGCGGCGACGCCATCCACTACCAGGACGGCAACGCCCTCGACGACGAGACGACGGAGTTCGTCGTCACCATGATGTGCGCCCCCGGCAAGCCCATGCTCGAACTGGTCGAGGAGGAAGAGCTGAAGGAGCGCGCCCACCTGCGCGCCCCGAGGCCCACCGCCTGACCTCGCGGTCGGACGCGCACAGCGGGCCCCGTACCCGTGACACCGGTCGTCGCCGGGAGGTCACGGATACGGGGCCCGTCCGCTGTCGGCCGCTCCTACTCCACGAAGTACGAGTCATGCCGGTCGAAGAACGCGGCACGCTCCTCCTCGGAGGCGTGCGCCAGTTGGGAGACCTGCTCGAAGTACTCCTCGCGCGGGGCGCCCGGGGTGAACAGCAGCAGCATGTCGGCCGGGGCGTCGGAGTCGTTGCGGAAAGCGTGCAGCCCGCCCTGGGGCACGTGCAGGAAGTCCCCCTTGCGGGCGTCGACCCACCGCACACCGTCGAACACCCGCACCGTGCCGTCGAGGATGAAGAACGACTCCGAGATCCGCTTGTGGTAATGGGTCTTGGGGCCGCCCGCCCTGGGCCGCATCTCCACGCGGTACAGCCCGAACTCACCCCGTGTTGTGCCAGTGGTGGCCACATAGTGGAGGGCGTCCTTACCGGTACCGCTCTCACCGATGTCCGGCGGTGTGGTGGCCGGCCGGAAGACGGCGCTGACCTCACCGTCCTCTCCCCAGTACTTCTGTTCCGGGTACGGGTACGACATGTCTGGTCCTACCTTTCAAGAGTGGTTGCTCTGGTCATTCGTAAGATCGGAGGGCCCAGGGGCTCTGGGCATGGCTGTCATGTCGGCGCCGCTGGGATGGCTTAAGGAACTTGGCCACCCGGAGCCCCGCGACGACTCGACCGCCAATTGGGAGATGCGACTCCGATCGCTGCTGTAGGACAACGTCGGCGAGGTCGTCTGCGGGATCGATGAACGACGAGCTGGCGGAGGGATACGTGCCCGAGATCTGGGCCGGAGTGGACATCGGCAAGACGCACCACCACTGCGTGGTCATCGATACGGAGGGCAAGCGCCTGCTGTCCCGCCGGGTCGCGAACGACGAGAGCGAGCTCCTCGCCCTGATCAGCGATGTCCTGGAGATATCCCGGGAGGTGCTGTGGGCCGTCGACCTCAACCACGGCGGTGCCGCGCTGCTGATCGGCCTGCTGGTCAGCCACGGCCAGCCGGTCGCTTACCTCACCGGCCTGGCGGTCCACCGGGCCTCGGCCACCTACAAGGGCGGCGAGGGAAAGACCGACGCGAAGGACGCCTTCGTCATCGCAGACCAGGCCCGCGTCCGCCGCGACCTCGGCCTGCTGCGGCCCGGCGATGAGATCGCCGTGGACCTGCGCACCCTGACCACCCGCCGCCTGGACGCGGTCTTCGACCGGACCCGGCAGATCAACCGGCTCCGGGCCCAACTGCTGGAGATCTTCCCCGCGTTGGAGCGGGCCCTGGAACTGACGAACCGGGGGCCGGTGATGCTGCTGACCGGATACCAGACCCCGGCCGGGATCCGCCGGGCTGGAGCGAGCCGGATCGGGACCTGGCTGAAGAACCGCAAAGTCCGCGGCGCCGCCACACTGGCCAAGACGGCCGTGGAAGCCGCCCAGGCCCAACAGACCGCGCTGCCCGGCGAGAAGCTGGCCGCCGCCATGGTGGTCCGCCTCGCGAAGGGGGTGATGGCCCTCGATGAGGAGATCGCCGAGCTCGACGCCCTGATCGAGGCCCGGTTTCGCGAGCATCCGCACGCCGAAGTGATCCGCAGCCTGCCCGGCATGGGCACGAAACTCGCGGCCGAGTTCATTGCCGCCACCGGTGGCGACATGGACGCCTTCGGCAGCTCGGACCGCCTGGCCGGCTTCGCCGGCCTGGCCCCCAGGCCGCGCGACTCCGGGCGCGTCAGTGGCAATCTGCGCCGTCCCCGGCGCTACCACCGCGGTCTGCTGAGAACCATGTACCTGTCGGCCATGGTGAGCCTTCAGTGCTGCCCTGTGTCGAAGGCGTTCTACGACCGGAAACGGAGCGAGGGCAAGGGCCACAAGCAGGCCCTGCTGGCTCTCGCACGCCGACGCCTCAATGTCCTGTGGGCGATGATCCGTGACGGAAAGCAGTTCCATGCTTCACCCCCCGTCACACTGGCGGCTTGACATCACGATTGGGAAGTTCCTTTCCTGTGGCCGGCGCGCTGTGACGGGCCGGCGCGGACCACCGCAACAGCGGTCCTTTGAGCTACGAGACCGGTGAGCCCGCGGCGGTGTGAGTGCCGAGGCTGCGGTCGTGTCATTCGACGGCTTGGTGACGGATGAAGCGGGACACCAACGGGGGTTCCGTCAGCCACCCGTGTGTCCGCCCGTGCGGCGGATGCGGGGCGGTGGCGGTCTGCCGCAGCGCGCCGAAGGAGACCGCCGCGCCGACGGCAAGCAGGGCCGCGCACAGGGGCATGGCCCGGGTGAAGGCCGCGTCGAAGGCCGCATCCGACCGGTATGCCTCGGGGCCCATTCCGACCAGCAGCGGCAGCGCCGCCACGGCCACCAGACCGGCCGCCCGGGCGGCGGCGTTGTTGATGCCGCTGGCCAGGCCGGCGTTGGAGGCGTCCACCGAGGCCAGCAGAGTCACCGTCAGCGGGGCGACCAAGATGACCATGCCGCTGCCCATCACCAACAGGGCGGGGAGGATGTCGTAGACGTAGGACGCGCCCGGCCCGGCCCGCAGCATCATCACCATCCCCGCTCCGCACACCAACGGGCCGACGGTGAGCGGCACCCGCGGTCCCAGCCGCTGGGCGAGCATCCCAGCGTGGGCCGAGAACAGCAGCATCAGCACGGTGTTGGGCAGCATGGCCGCACCGGCGGCCAGCGCCGAGTAGCCGACGACGATCTGCAGGTGCAGGGCCGTGAGAAAGAAGAAGCCCCCGGTACCGGCGTACACGCACAGGGTGATCACATTGATGGCGGTGAACTGCCGTGAGGCGAAGATCGTCGGCGGCATCATCGGGTCATCGCTGTGCAGCTCCACGCGGAGGAACGCGGCCCCCGCCAGCACGCCGCCGACGGCCGCGACGCTGGCCACCGGACCTCCGTCGCGCGCCTCGGTCAGCGCGTAGGTGACCAGGGCGAGCGCCAGGGCGCCCAGGACGGCACCGGGGATGTCGAAACCGGCCCGCCACCACCCTGCCGCGCGGGCCGCCTCCTGGTGCGGTGCGCCTACAGACTCCGGGACATGACGCAGCGCCACCGGCACGCACACCAGCGCCGGGACGATGCTCAGCAGGAAGGTCCAGCGCCAACCGGGGCCGTCGACCAGCCACCCGCCCAGGAACGGTCCTAGGGCGGCGCCGATGCCGCCGAACCCGGACCACAGGCCGATCGCGCGCGGCCGGTCGTCCGGGTGGAAGGAGGACTCGATGATCGCCAGTGAGCCGGGGGTGAGCAGCGCTCCGCCGACGCCCTGGAGTGCCCGGGCGGCGATCAGCGTGTTGGTGTCCGGGGCCAGGCCGCACAGCAACGAGGCCACCGCGAACCAGACGGTGCCCAGGACGAAGACGCGGCGCCGCCCGAAACGGTCTCCCAGGGAGCCGCCCAGCAGGATGAGTCCAGCCAGGGTCAGCATGTAGGCGTTGACCGTCCACTGGAGCACGGCGAGGTCGGCGTCGAAGTCCTCGCCGATGTGGGGGAGCGCGACATTGGTGACCGTCGAGCCGAGCAGCACGACGCCGGAACCCAGGACGGTGGCCAGCAGAGTCCACCGGCCCCGGGCAGTGGCGATGCGGAGGACGGTGGTGCCCTCGGGCGTGGGGGTCTGGTTCATGGCGCGTCCTGGCGTTCCCGGGCGAAGGGTTCGCGGCCGGCCTGCTCCTGCCGCAGGTCGCGCACGTCGCGTACGGCCGCCGCGAACGCCTCGGGGCGCTCCTGCGGAAGGTTGTGGCCGGCGTCTGCCACCTTGCGGTGGAGCCGTGGGCCGGTGAAGTGACGGGCGGACGAAGAGCCGTCCGTGGCCGGGAAGTTGCCGTCGGCCAGACCGTCCAGGGTGATGGCGGGCACCGTGATCGCCGGCAGCCCGGCGAGACGCGCTTCCAACTCCGCGTACTGCTCGGCGCCCGGCGCGAAACCGAGCCGGTGCCGGTATGAATGGAGCACTACGTCGGTGTAGTCGGGGTTGGTGAAGGACTCCGCTGCCCGATCCAGATCACTCTCGCGGAACGGCCACTTCGGGGAGTTCCGCTTCCAGATGACCCGTGCGATCTCCCGGGGGTCGTTCGCCAGTCCGGCCCGTCCCCGCTCGGTGAGGAAGTAGTAGAAGTACCAGAAGCCCGCCTCCCGTTCGGGTGCGAGAGGGATCGCCGCCGCGCCGATGTCCTGGATGAGGTAGCTGTTGACCGAGACCAGGCCGAGGACGCGCTCGGGCCACAGGGCGGCGGCGACATTGGCCGCGCGCCCGCCCCAGTCGTATCCGGCGAGGTAGGCGCGCTCCACGCCCAGGGCGTCCATGAAAGCGACGACGTCCGCGCCGAGGGCGGCCTGCTGACCGGAGCGCGGAGTCGATCCGAGGAGGAATCTGGTGGGGCCGTGCCCCCGCAGATACGGAACGACGACCCGGAACCCGCTGTCCGCGAGCAGTGGGGCCACGTCCACGTAGCTGTGGATGTCGTAGGGGACACCGTGCAGGAGCAGCACGGTGTCCCCGTCCGCTGAACCCGTCTCGTAGTAGGCGACTTCCAAGACGTCCGTGCTGACCCGTCGCAGGGGGGCGAGTGCGTGGCGTTCTGACATGAGGGTCCTTGGGATGCGTGGCCCGCGACGGATGGCACGGCCCGCCGGGCGGGCGCAGCCGGTCGGCTCACGACGACAGCGGTGCCGTGCTTCGCGACGACAGCAGCGCCGCGTGCTACGCGACCGTGCGGGCATCCGTCGACAGGCTGGGGCGGGCTTGGCCCGTCGCCTGGTCGGTGGTCGGGGCGACCAGGCGACGGACGGTTCGTGTCCGGCCGGGCCGGAGCGGCTGACTCAGCCGAACATGCCGGGCTTGTAGCCGCCGGCCGGCTGCTGGTTGATGACGTTGATGCGGTTGTAGGCGTTGATGACGGCGATCAGCGAGATCAGCGCGGCGAGCTGGTCCTCGTCGTAGTGCTTCGCGGCGTTCGCCCACGCCTCGTCCGACACACCGCCTGCGGCGTCCGCGATGCGCGTGCCCTGCTCGGTCAGCTCCAGCGCGGCGCGCTCGGCGTCCGAGAAGACCGTGGCCTCGCGCCACACGGCCACCAGGTTCAGACGCTGCTGGTCCTCACCTGCCGCGGCGGCGTCCTTGGTGTGCATGTCGGTGCAGAAGCCGCAGCCGTTGATCTGGCTGGCACGGATCTTCACCAGCTCCTGAGTGGTGACCGGGATGGCCGCATGCACTGCCGCTCCGGCCGAGTTGAGGTGCTTCATGACCTTTCCGGCGAGGGCGTTGCCGAAGTAGTTGATGCGCGCGTCCACGATGTATCTCCTTAAGTGGGAACACTGACAGCTCATTGACCGTGAGGCCTCACGTTTTGTGACAACGCCTCGTTCACCACACCGTGCGAGTGCGCACCGTGTCCGTGGCCCACTTCCGGCTACGCCGTCGGGCGCCGATACCATCGAATGAGTAGATCAGGGCCCGTCGGCCCGAGCCGGCGCCGTCCTCCCGCGCCCACGGACACCGGGCGCGGCGAGCGCCGCACCTCCGAACACAAGGTGAACACCATGGCATCCGAAAGTGTCCTGCACCCGAGTCTCATCGTCCCGATCGGCCACGTCGAGCCCGTTCCGCGCCGGATCCGCGGAATGATCGGCGGCCGGGTCGCCTTCGATACCCGCCGCGCGC contains:
- a CDS encoding MFS transporter, with amino-acid sequence MNQTPTPEGTTVLRIATARGRWTLLATVLGSGVVLLGSTVTNVALPHIGEDFDADLAVLQWTVNAYMLTLAGLILLGGSLGDRFGRRRVFVLGTVWFAVASLLCGLAPDTNTLIAARALQGVGGALLTPGSLAIIESSFHPDDRPRAIGLWSGFGGIGAALGPFLGGWLVDGPGWRWTFLLSIVPALVCVPVALRHVPESVGAPHQEAARAAGWWRAGFDIPGAVLGALALALVTYALTEARDGGPVASVAAVGGVLAGAAFLRVELHSDDPMMPPTIFASRQFTAINVITLCVYAGTGGFFFLTALHLQIVVGYSALAAGAAMLPNTVLMLLFSAHAGMLAQRLGPRVPLTVGPLVCGAGMVMMLRAGPGASYVYDILPALLVMGSGMVILVAPLTVTLLASVDASNAGLASGINNAAARAAGLVAVAALPLLVGMGPEAYRSDAAFDAAFTRAMPLCAALLAVGAAVSFGALRQTATAPHPPHGRTHGWLTEPPLVSRFIRHQAVE
- a CDS encoding alpha/beta fold hydrolase, whose protein sequence is MSERHALAPLRRVSTDVLEVAYYETGSADGDTVLLLHGVPYDIHSYVDVAPLLADSGFRVVVPYLRGHGPTRFLLGSTPRSGQQAALGADVVAFMDALGVERAYLAGYDWGGRAANVAAALWPERVLGLVSVNSYLIQDIGAAAIPLAPEREAGFWYFYYFLTERGRAGLANDPREIARVIWKRNSPKWPFRESDLDRAAESFTNPDYTDVVLHSYRHRLGFAPGAEQYAELEARLAGLPAITVPAITLDGLADGNFPATDGSSSARHFTGPRLHRKVADAGHNLPQERPEAFAAAVRDVRDLRQEQAGREPFARERQDAP
- a CDS encoding carboxymuconolactone decarboxylase family protein, whose translation is MDARINYFGNALAGKVMKHLNSAGAAVHAAIPVTTQELVKIRASQINGCGFCTDMHTKDAAAAGEDQQRLNLVAVWREATVFSDAERAALELTEQGTRIADAAGGVSDEAWANAAKHYDEDQLAALISLIAVINAYNRINVINQQPAGGYKPGMFG